A part of Halorhodospira halophila genomic DNA contains:
- the tuf gene encoding elongation factor Tu: MSKEKFERKKPHINVGTIGHVDHGKTTLTAALTKVLAEAHGGDARAFDQIDNAPEERARGITIATAHVEYESESRHYAHVDCPGHADYVKNMITGAAQMDGSILVVSAADGPMPQTREHILLARQVGVPAIVVFLNKADMVDDAELLELVEMEVRELLSDYDFDGDNIPVVTGSALKALEGDDSEMGRPAIIKLVEAMDEHIPQPERPVDGDFLMPIEDVFSISGRGTVVTGRVERGVIKVGEEVEIVGITETRKTTCTGVEMFRKLLDQGEAGDNIGALLRGIKRDDVERGQVLCKPKSITPHTHFEAEVYVLSKDEGGRHTPFFNGYRPQFYFRTTDVTGTVTLPEGTEMVMPGDNVKMTVQLIAPIAMEDGLRFAIREGGRTVGAGVVSKIIE, translated from the coding sequence GTGTCCAAGGAAAAGTTTGAGCGTAAGAAGCCGCACATCAACGTCGGCACCATCGGTCACGTGGACCATGGCAAGACGACGCTGACTGCGGCCCTGACCAAGGTCCTGGCGGAAGCTCACGGCGGCGACGCCCGCGCGTTCGATCAGATCGACAACGCGCCGGAGGAGCGTGCTCGCGGCATCACGATCGCCACCGCGCACGTGGAGTACGAGTCGGAGAGCCGCCACTACGCCCACGTCGACTGCCCGGGTCACGCCGACTACGTGAAGAACATGATCACCGGCGCGGCGCAGATGGACGGCTCGATCCTGGTGGTCTCCGCCGCCGACGGCCCGATGCCGCAGACGCGTGAGCACATCCTGCTCGCCCGTCAGGTCGGTGTCCCGGCGATCGTGGTCTTCCTGAACAAGGCCGACATGGTCGACGACGCCGAGCTGCTCGAGCTCGTCGAGATGGAGGTCCGCGAGCTGCTGAGCGACTACGACTTCGACGGTGACAACATCCCGGTGGTCACCGGCTCGGCGCTGAAGGCGCTCGAGGGCGACGACTCGGAGATGGGGCGTCCGGCGATCATCAAGCTCGTCGAGGCCATGGACGAGCACATCCCGCAGCCGGAGCGTCCGGTTGACGGCGACTTCCTGATGCCGATCGAGGACGTCTTCTCCATCTCGGGTCGCGGCACGGTGGTCACCGGCCGGGTCGAGCGCGGTGTGATCAAGGTCGGTGAAGAGGTCGAGATCGTCGGCATCACCGAGACGCGCAAGACGACCTGCACCGGCGTCGAGATGTTCCGCAAGCTGCTCGACCAGGGCGAGGCGGGTGACAACATCGGTGCGCTGCTGCGCGGGATCAAGCGCGACGACGTCGAGCGTGGCCAGGTGCTGTGCAAGCCGAAGTCGATCACGCCGCACACGCACTTCGAGGCCGAGGTGTACGTCCTGAGCAAGGACGAGGGTGGCCGGCACACGCCGTTTTTCAACGGCTACCGTCCGCAGTTCTACTTCCGGACGACGGACGTCACGGGTACGGTGACGCTGCCGGAGGGCACCGAGATGGTGATGCCGGGCGATAACGTCAAGATGACGGTTCAGCTGATCGCCCCGATCGCCATGGAGGACGGCCTGCGCTTCGCGATCCGCGAGGGCGGCCGCACCGTCGGCGCCGGCGTCGTCTCCAAGATCATCGAGTAA
- the fusA gene encoding elongation factor G encodes MARKTPIERYRNIGIAAHIDAGKTTTTERILFYTGVSHKMGETHDGAATMDWMSQEQERGITITSAATTCFWRGMDQQYPETRINIIDTPGHVDFTIEVERSLRVLDGAVAVFCAVGGVEPQSETVWRQANKYGVPRMAFVNKMDRAGADFSRVVSQIRERLGSQAVPIQLPIGAEDQFEGIIDLLRMSAIYWDRDEQGMTYSEREIPEELRADAEAAREEMVEAAAEADEELMDKYLNEGELSHDDIKRGLRQRTLNTEIVLCMCGSAFKNKGVQTLLDAVIEFLPAPNEVPAIEGVLDDEETVVTRESSDDQPFAALAFKIANDPYVGNLTFFRVYSGVLSSGDAVFNPVKGKKERIGRLLQMHSNQREEIKEVRAGDIAAAVGLKDVTTGDTLCDPSNKVTLERMEFPEPVIAVAVEPKTRSDQEKMGQALGRLAQEDPSFRVRTDEESGQTIISGMGELHLDIIVDRLKREFKVEANVGAPQVAYRETIRKQVEQEGKFVRQSGGRGQYGHVHIRMKPQERGDGYNFESKIVGGVVPKEYVPSVDHGCREVMEEGVLAGYPVVDVAVELYDGSYHDVDSSEMAFKIAGSMAFREGFMKADPVLLEPVMKVEVVTPEEYMGDVVGDLNRRRGTVQKMEDIPNGKQIRAQVPLKEMFGYATDLRSNTQGRASYVMEFEEYHEAPASIADEVIKKAS; translated from the coding sequence GTGGCACGCAAGACACCCATCGAGCGCTATCGGAACATCGGCATCGCCGCTCACATCGATGCCGGCAAGACCACCACCACCGAGCGCATCCTGTTTTACACCGGTGTCTCGCACAAGATGGGTGAGACCCATGACGGTGCGGCGACCATGGACTGGATGTCCCAGGAACAGGAGCGTGGCATCACCATTACGTCCGCCGCGACCACCTGCTTCTGGCGCGGCATGGACCAGCAGTACCCCGAGACCCGGATCAACATCATCGACACCCCGGGTCACGTCGACTTCACCATCGAGGTGGAGCGCTCGCTGCGGGTGCTCGACGGCGCCGTCGCCGTGTTCTGTGCCGTCGGTGGCGTGGAGCCGCAGTCCGAGACGGTCTGGCGCCAGGCCAACAAGTACGGCGTGCCGCGCATGGCGTTCGTCAACAAGATGGACCGCGCTGGCGCCGACTTCTCGCGTGTGGTCAGCCAGATCCGCGAGCGGCTCGGTTCCCAGGCGGTGCCGATCCAGCTGCCCATTGGCGCCGAGGACCAGTTCGAGGGCATCATCGACCTGCTGCGCATGTCCGCCATCTACTGGGACCGCGACGAGCAGGGCATGACCTACTCCGAGCGGGAGATCCCGGAAGAGCTCAGGGCCGACGCCGAGGCCGCCCGCGAGGAGATGGTCGAGGCCGCCGCCGAGGCGGACGAAGAGCTGATGGACAAGTACCTCAACGAAGGGGAACTGTCCCACGACGACATCAAGCGTGGCTTGCGCCAGCGCACCCTGAACACCGAGATCGTGCTGTGCATGTGCGGCTCGGCGTTCAAGAACAAGGGCGTTCAGACGCTGCTCGACGCCGTCATCGAATTCCTGCCGGCGCCCAACGAGGTCCCGGCCATCGAGGGTGTGCTCGATGACGAAGAGACCGTGGTCACCCGCGAGTCCAGCGACGATCAGCCCTTCGCGGCGCTGGCGTTCAAGATCGCCAACGATCCGTACGTCGGCAACCTCACGTTCTTCCGCGTCTACTCCGGCGTGCTAAGCTCCGGCGACGCGGTCTTCAACCCGGTCAAGGGCAAGAAGGAGCGCATCGGCCGTCTGCTGCAGATGCACTCCAACCAGCGCGAGGAGATCAAGGAGGTCCGCGCCGGCGACATCGCCGCCGCTGTCGGCCTGAAGGATGTCACCACCGGTGACACCCTGTGCGATCCGAGCAACAAGGTCACGCTCGAGCGCATGGAGTTCCCCGAGCCGGTGATCGCCGTTGCCGTCGAGCCGAAGACGCGCAGTGATCAAGAGAAGATGGGCCAGGCCCTCGGCCGGCTGGCGCAGGAGGATCCGTCCTTCCGCGTGCGCACCGACGAGGAGTCCGGGCAGACCATCATCTCCGGCATGGGTGAGCTGCACCTGGATATCATCGTCGACCGCCTCAAGCGGGAGTTCAAGGTCGAGGCCAACGTCGGCGCGCCGCAGGTCGCCTACCGCGAGACCATCCGTAAGCAGGTCGAGCAGGAAGGCAAGTTCGTGCGCCAGTCCGGTGGCCGCGGCCAGTACGGTCACGTGCACATCCGCATGAAGCCGCAGGAGCGTGGCGACGGCTACAACTTCGAGAGCAAGATCGTCGGCGGCGTGGTGCCCAAGGAGTACGTGCCGTCGGTCGACCACGGCTGTCGCGAGGTCATGGAAGAGGGCGTGCTCGCCGGCTACCCGGTGGTCGACGTGGCCGTGGAGCTCTACGACGGCTCCTACCACGATGTCGACTCCTCGGAGATGGCGTTCAAGATCGCCGGCTCCATGGCCTTTCGCGAAGGGTTCATGAAGGCGGATCCGGTTCTGCTCGAGCCCGTGATGAAGGTCGAGGTGGTCACGCCGGAGGAGTACATGGGCGACGTGGTCGGTGACCTCAACCGTCGGCGTGGCACCGTGCAGAAGATGGAGGACATCCCCAACGGCAAGCAGATCCGTGCCCAGGTGCCGCTGAAGGAGATGTTCGGCTACGCGACGGACCTGCGCTCCAACACCCAGGGGCGTGCCTCCTACGTGATGGAGTTCGAGGAGTATCACGAGGCGCCGGCGAGCATCGCCGATGAAGTGATCAAGAAGGCGTCGTAA
- the rpsG gene encoding 30S ribosomal protein S7: MPRRREVPKRKVLPDPKYGSEVLTKFVNMVMSDGKRSVAERILYGALERIGAKHDDPIEVMETALENVKPRVEVKSRRVGGATYQVPVEVRPERRQTLAMRWLLEAARKRGEKTMAARMANEMLEAAESRGTAVKKREDTHRMAEANKAFSHYRW, from the coding sequence ATGCCTAGGAGACGAGAAGTACCCAAGCGCAAGGTCCTGCCCGATCCCAAGTACGGGAGTGAGGTCCTGACCAAATTCGTCAACATGGTCATGAGCGACGGCAAGCGCTCGGTGGCCGAGCGAATCCTCTACGGGGCCCTGGAGCGCATCGGCGCCAAGCACGACGATCCGATCGAGGTCATGGAGACCGCGCTCGAGAACGTCAAGCCGCGGGTCGAGGTCAAGTCCCGGCGCGTCGGTGGCGCTACGTATCAGGTCCCGGTCGAGGTCCGCCCCGAGCGGCGCCAGACCCTCGCCATGCGCTGGCTGCTCGAGGCGGCCCGCAAGCGCGGCGAGAAGACCATGGCCGCGCGCATGGCCAACGAGATGCTTGAGGCGGCGGAGAGTCGCGGGACGGCCGTGAAAAAGCGTGAAGACACGCACCGCATGGCCGAGGCCAACAAGGCCTTCTCGCACTACCGCTGGTAA
- the rpsL gene encoding 30S ribosomal protein S12, whose translation MATVNQLVRKGRTKRTAKSSVPALEASPQKRGVCTRVYTTTPKKPNSALRKVARVRLTNGYEVASYIGGEGHNLQEHSVVLIRGGRVKDLPGVRYHVVRGAADTAGVDKRRQGRSKYGAKRPKKK comes from the coding sequence ATGGCGACAGTGAACCAGTTGGTGCGCAAAGGTCGCACCAAGCGCACCGCGAAGAGCAGTGTGCCGGCGCTGGAGGCGAGTCCTCAGAAGCGCGGCGTATGCACTCGCGTCTACACCACCACGCCGAAGAAGCCGAACTCCGCGCTGCGGAAGGTGGCGCGTGTGCGTCTGACCAACGGTTACGAGGTGGCCTCCTACATCGGTGGTGAGGGTCACAACCTCCAGGAGCACTCGGTCGTCCTCATTCGTGGCGGGCGTGTCAAGGACCTGCCTGGTGTGCGCTACCACGTCGTCCGCGGTGCCGCGGATACGGCGGGTGTCGACAAGCGCCGGCAGGGTCGTTCCAAGTACGGCGCCAAGCGCCCGAAGAAGAAGTAA
- the rpoC gene encoding DNA-directed RNA polymerase subunit beta', with amino-acid sequence MRDLLNLFKQPGAQLEDFDAIRIGLASPEMIRSWSYGEVKKPETINYRTFKPERDGLFCAKIFGPVKDYECLCGKYKRLKHRGVVCEKCGVEVTVAKVRRERMGHIDLASPVAHIWFLKSLPSRIGLLLDMTLRDVERVLYFEAYIVIEPGMTPLEQGQLLTDEQYLEAVEEHGDEFDARMGAEAVLEILKGMDLEAEARRLRDDIEATGSESKIKRLSKRLKLLEAFLESGNKPEWLIMTVLPVLPPDLRPLVPLDGGRFATSDLNDLYRRVINRNNRLKRLLELAAPDIIVRNEKRMLQESVDALLDNGRRGRAITGTNKRPLKSLADMIKGKQGRFRQNLLGKRVDYSGRSVIVVGPTLRLHQCGLPKRMALELFKPFIFSKLQRRGLATTIKAAKKMVERETGEVWDILDEVIREHPVLLNRAPTLHRLGIQAFEPVLIEGKAIQLHPLVCTAYNADFDGDQMAVHVPLSLEAQLESRAMMMSTNNILSPASGEPIIVPSQDVVLGIYYMTRERVNARGEGMRLSGVEEVHRAYQTGAAELGARIEVRVRERVFDDTGELVERVQRRQTTIGRALLFDIVPDGLPFEAVDRELDKKGISGLVNACYRRVGLKGTVIFADQLMYTGFFYSTKAGVSIGVDDMEVPTDKEEALRSAEEEVREIEDQYASGLVTSGERYNKVVDIWAHTNDQVAGAMMEKMGKETVIDAEGNETEQKSLNSIFIMADSGARGSAAQIRQLAGMRGLMAKPDGSIIETPITANFREGLNVLQYFISTHGARKGLADTALKTANSGYLTRRLVDVSQDLVVTEEDCGTTDGLVQTPIIEGGDVVETLAERVLGRVVAEDVAVPGSTEIAVEAGTLLDEDWVERLERMGVDEIKVRSAVTCETRHGVCAKCYGRDLARGHGVNIGEAVGVIAAQSIGEPGTQLTMRTFHIGGAASRAAAVSQVEVRNTGKARLHNIKTVQHHSGSYVAVSRSGELTVMDEYGRERERYKIPYGAVLSVGDEDPVEAGQVVANWDPHTHPIVTEVDGYVRFHDFVEGVTVQREVDEVTGLSSLVVTDPKSRGTGEHKRQVTDANGKVTEERVAYKDLRPMIKLVDGDGNDLNIAGTQIPAHYYLPAGAIVSLEDNAEVRVGDALARIPQEASKTRDITGGLPRVADLFEARKPKEPAILAEASGTVGFGKETKGKQRLIITKADGETHEELIPKWRNVTVFEGEHVEKGETIADGEPNPHDILRLLGVTKLAEYIVQEIQDVFRLQGVGINDKHIEVIVRQMLRKTIVSDPGDSLYLKGEQVDRAKLLEENERLEAQSKQPAQWEPSLLGITKASLSTESFISAASFQETTRVLTEAATRGIRDDLRGLKENVIVGRLIPAGTGFAYHAARRQEAPGPVATPEQQAEEVFASLGQGEGADSSGPSGEEAGPEAE; translated from the coding sequence ATGAGAGATCTTCTCAACCTTTTCAAGCAGCCGGGTGCTCAGCTGGAGGACTTCGACGCGATCCGTATCGGGCTGGCATCGCCCGAGATGATCCGTTCCTGGTCCTACGGCGAGGTCAAGAAGCCGGAGACCATCAACTACCGCACCTTCAAGCCGGAGCGCGACGGGCTCTTCTGCGCCAAGATCTTCGGCCCGGTGAAGGACTACGAGTGCCTGTGCGGCAAGTACAAGCGGCTCAAGCACCGGGGCGTGGTCTGCGAGAAGTGCGGTGTCGAGGTGACCGTCGCCAAGGTGCGCCGCGAGCGCATGGGGCATATCGACCTGGCCAGCCCGGTGGCCCACATCTGGTTCCTCAAGAGCCTGCCGTCGCGCATCGGCCTGCTGCTGGACATGACCCTGCGCGACGTCGAGCGGGTGCTCTACTTCGAGGCGTACATCGTCATTGAGCCCGGCATGACCCCGCTCGAGCAGGGGCAGTTGCTGACCGACGAGCAGTACCTCGAGGCCGTCGAGGAGCACGGCGACGAGTTCGACGCCCGCATGGGTGCCGAGGCGGTGCTCGAGATCCTCAAGGGCATGGACCTGGAGGCCGAGGCGCGCCGGCTGCGTGACGACATCGAGGCCACCGGTTCCGAGTCCAAGATCAAGCGCCTGTCCAAGCGGCTCAAGCTGCTCGAGGCGTTCCTCGAGTCCGGCAACAAGCCCGAGTGGCTGATCATGACCGTCCTGCCGGTCCTGCCGCCGGACCTGCGCCCGCTGGTGCCGCTCGACGGCGGTCGCTTCGCCACCTCGGATCTCAACGATCTGTACCGGCGGGTGATCAACCGCAACAACCGCCTCAAGCGGCTGTTGGAGCTGGCCGCACCGGACATCATCGTGCGCAACGAGAAGCGCATGCTCCAGGAGTCCGTCGACGCCCTGCTCGACAACGGCCGCCGCGGCCGGGCGATCACCGGCACCAACAAGCGCCCGCTCAAGTCCCTGGCCGACATGATCAAGGGCAAGCAGGGGCGCTTCCGGCAGAACCTGCTGGGCAAGCGCGTCGACTACTCCGGCCGTTCCGTGATCGTGGTCGGCCCGACGCTGCGCCTGCACCAGTGTGGCCTGCCCAAGCGCATGGCGCTGGAGCTGTTCAAGCCGTTCATCTTCTCCAAGCTGCAGCGCCGCGGCCTGGCCACCACCATCAAGGCGGCCAAGAAGATGGTCGAGCGCGAGACCGGCGAGGTCTGGGACATCCTCGACGAGGTCATCCGCGAGCACCCGGTGCTGCTCAACCGCGCACCGACGCTCCACCGCCTCGGCATCCAGGCCTTCGAGCCGGTGCTCATCGAGGGCAAGGCCATCCAGCTCCACCCGCTGGTATGCACCGCCTACAACGCCGACTTCGACGGCGACCAGATGGCGGTGCACGTGCCGCTGTCGCTCGAGGCGCAGCTCGAGTCGCGGGCGATGATGATGTCCACCAACAACATCCTCTCGCCGGCCTCGGGTGAGCCGATCATCGTCCCCTCCCAGGACGTGGTGCTGGGCATCTACTACATGACCCGCGAGCGCGTGAACGCCCGCGGTGAGGGGATGCGGCTGTCCGGTGTCGAAGAGGTCCACCGCGCCTACCAGACCGGCGCCGCCGAACTCGGTGCGCGGATCGAGGTGCGCGTCCGCGAGCGCGTCTTCGACGACACCGGCGAGCTGGTCGAGCGCGTTCAACGCCGGCAGACCACCATCGGGCGTGCCCTGCTGTTCGACATCGTCCCTGACGGCCTGCCCTTCGAGGCCGTCGACCGCGAGCTCGACAAGAAGGGCATCTCCGGGCTGGTTAACGCTTGCTACCGCCGCGTCGGCCTCAAGGGCACGGTCATCTTCGCCGACCAGCTGATGTACACAGGCTTCTTCTACTCCACCAAGGCCGGCGTCTCCATCGGCGTTGACGACATGGAGGTGCCTACGGACAAGGAGGAGGCCCTGCGCTCGGCCGAGGAGGAGGTCCGCGAGATCGAGGACCAGTACGCCTCCGGGCTCGTTACCAGCGGCGAGCGTTACAACAAGGTCGTCGACATCTGGGCGCACACCAACGACCAGGTCGCCGGCGCCATGATGGAGAAGATGGGCAAGGAGACGGTCATCGATGCCGAGGGCAACGAGACCGAGCAGAAGTCCCTGAACTCCATCTTCATCATGGCGGACTCCGGTGCCCGTGGCTCGGCCGCGCAGATCCGCCAGCTCGCCGGCATGCGCGGCCTGATGGCCAAACCCGACGGTTCGATCATCGAGACGCCGATCACGGCCAACTTCCGCGAGGGCCTCAACGTCCTGCAGTACTTCATCTCCACCCACGGCGCCCGGAAGGGCCTGGCCGATACGGCGCTCAAGACGGCCAACTCCGGCTACCTGACCCGCCGCCTGGTGGACGTCTCGCAGGACCTGGTGGTCACCGAGGAAGACTGCGGCACCACCGATGGCCTCGTGCAGACCCCGATCATCGAGGGCGGGGACGTCGTCGAGACCCTCGCCGAGCGGGTGCTCGGCCGCGTCGTGGCCGAGGACGTGGCGGTGCCCGGCAGCACCGAGATCGCCGTCGAGGCCGGCACGTTGCTCGACGAGGACTGGGTCGAGCGCCTTGAGCGTATGGGTGTGGACGAGATCAAGGTCCGCTCTGCGGTCACCTGCGAGACCCGCCACGGCGTCTGCGCCAAGTGCTACGGCCGTGACCTGGCCCGTGGCCATGGCGTCAACATCGGCGAGGCCGTCGGCGTCATCGCCGCGCAGTCCATCGGCGAGCCTGGCACGCAGCTGACCATGCGCACCTTCCACATCGGCGGTGCCGCCTCGCGGGCGGCCGCCGTCTCCCAGGTGGAGGTGCGCAATACCGGCAAGGCGCGGCTGCACAACATCAAGACCGTGCAGCACCACTCCGGCAGCTATGTGGCCGTCTCTCGCTCCGGCGAGCTCACCGTCATGGACGAGTACGGCCGCGAGCGCGAGCGCTACAAGATCCCCTACGGCGCCGTGCTGAGCGTCGGCGACGAGGATCCCGTCGAGGCCGGCCAGGTGGTGGCCAACTGGGACCCCCACACCCACCCGATCGTCACCGAGGTGGACGGGTACGTCCGCTTCCACGACTTCGTCGAGGGGGTCACCGTGCAGCGTGAGGTCGACGAGGTCACCGGCCTGTCGAGCCTCGTGGTCACCGATCCGAAGAGTCGCGGGACCGGCGAGCACAAGCGCCAGGTCACCGACGCCAACGGCAAGGTCACCGAGGAGCGGGTCGCCTACAAGGACCTGCGCCCGATGATCAAGCTCGTCGACGGCGACGGCAACGACTTGAACATCGCCGGCACGCAGATCCCGGCCCACTACTACCTGCCGGCTGGTGCCATTGTCTCGCTGGAGGACAACGCCGAAGTCCGCGTGGGTGACGCCCTGGCGCGCATCCCGCAGGAGGCGTCCAAGACCCGTGACATCACCGGCGGTCTGCCGCGGGTGGCCGACCTGTTCGAGGCGCGTAAGCCCAAGGAGCCGGCGATCCTCGCCGAGGCCTCCGGCACCGTCGGCTTCGGCAAGGAGACCAAGGGCAAGCAGCGGCTGATCATCACCAAGGCCGACGGCGAGACCCACGAGGAGCTCATCCCCAAGTGGCGGAACGTCACCGTCTTCGAGGGCGAGCACGTGGAGAAGGGCGAGACCATCGCCGATGGCGAGCCCAACCCCCACGACATCCTGCGGCTGCTCGGCGTGACCAAGCTTGCCGAGTACATCGTCCAGGAGATCCAGGACGTCTTCCGCCTCCAGGGCGTGGGCATCAACGACAAGCACATCGAGGTGATCGTCCGCCAGATGCTGCGCAAGACCATCGTCTCCGACCCGGGCGATTCGCTCTACCTCAAGGGCGAGCAGGTCGACCGGGCCAAGCTGCTCGAAGAGAACGAGCGGCTCGAGGCGCAGAGCAAGCAGCCGGCCCAATGGGAGCCGTCGCTGCTGGGCATCACCAAGGCGTCGCTGTCCACCGAGTCGTTCATCTCGGCGGCCTCCTTCCAGGAGACCACCCGGGTGCTCACCGAGGCGGCGACCCGCGGCATCCGAGACGACCTGCGTGGCCTGAAGGAGAACGTCATCGTCGGCCGGCTCATCCCGGCGGGCACCGGATTCGCCTACCACGCCGCGCGGCGCCAGGAGGCCCCCGGTCCGGTGGCGACGCCGGAGCAGCAGGCCGAGGAGGTCTTCGCCTCGCTCGGTCAGGGCGAAGGCGCGGATTCCTCCGGTCCCTCCGGCGAGGAGGCCGGGCCCGAGGCCGAATAG